In one Nicotiana sylvestris chromosome 8, ASM39365v2, whole genome shotgun sequence genomic region, the following are encoded:
- the LOC104228402 gene encoding carotenoid cleavage dioxygenase 8 homolog B, chloroplastic, whose translation MASFASSATKIYCTNILSHDRFDHGKDEPYFGKVKINEKTKKNLDLKLVTNVASQLPVIVLPPDEVVKKEKKLAAWTSVRQERWEGELVVEGDLPLWLNGTYLRNGPGQWHIGNYNFRHLFDGYATLVRLHFENGRLIMGHRQIESDAYKAAKHNNKICYREFSEVPKPDNFLSYIGDMAKLLSGASLTDNANTGVVKLGDGRVVCLTETIKGSIEIDPDTLDTIGKFEFSDSLGGLIHSAHPIVTDTEFWTLIPDLINPGYLVVRMEEGTNERKYIGRVSCRGGPAPGWVHSFPVTEHYIIVPEMPLRYCAQNLLKAEPTPLYKFEWHPHSKGFMHVMCKASGNIVASVEVPLFVTFHFINAYEEKDEDGRVTAVIADCCEHSADTTILDKLRLENLRSFNGEDVLPDARVGRFRIPLDGSPHGELEAALDPNEHGRGMDMCSFNPCYLGKKYRYAYACGAKRPCNFPNTLTKIDLFEKKAKNWYDEGAVPSEPFFVARPGATEEDDGVVISMISDKNGEGYALILDGSTFEEIARAKFPYGLPYGLHGCWVAKK comes from the exons ATGGCTTCTTTTGCTTCTTCGGCAACCAAAATCTATTGTACCAATATCCTTTCTCATGACAGGTTTGATCATGGCAAAGATGAACCTTATTTTGGGAAGGTGAAAATCAATGAAAAAACCAAGAAAAATCTAGACTTGAAATTGGTTACAAACGTAGCCAGCCAATTGCCTGTGATTGTTCTACCACCAGATGAAGTGGTCAAGAAGGAGAAGAAGCTCGCTGCATGGACTAGTGTTCGccaagaaagatgggaaggagaGCTCGTCGTAGAAGGCGACTTACCACTCTGGCTG AATGGTACGTACCTGAGAAATGGCCCAGGACAATGGCACATAGGGAACTACAATTTCCGGCATCTTTTCGACGGCTACGCCACCTTAGTCCGTCTTCATTTCGAAAACGGACGGCTAATAATGGGTCACAGGCAAATCGAATCAGACGCATACAAGGCAgcaaaacacaacaacaaaatttGTTACAGGGAATTTTCCGAAGTACCTAAGCCAGACAATTTCTTGTCCTACATTGGTGACATGGCCAAATTACTCTCCGGCGCGTCTCTAACCGATAACGCCAACACCGGAGTCGTTAAGCTTGGCGACGGCCGAGTCGTTTGCCTAACGGAGACAATAAAAGGATCAATCGAAATTGATCCGGACACACTTGACACAATAGGGAAATTCGAGTTTAGTGATTCGTTAGGCGGGTTGATACATTCGGCTCATCCAATTGTAACGGACACTGAATTTTGGACGTTGATACCAGATTTGATAAATCCAGGATATTTAGTAGTGAGAATGGAAGAAGGAACAAATGAGAGGAAGTATATAGGTAGAGTGAGTTGTAGAGGTGGACCTGCTCCAGGATGGGTCCATTCGTTCCCAGTGACGGAACATTACATTATTGTGCCGGAAATGCCACTAAGGTATTGTGCCCAAAATTTATTAAAGGCTGAGCCCACACCACTTTACAAGTTTGAGTGGCATCCTCATTCCAAAGGTTTCATGCATGTTATGTGTaaagccagtggcaatatt GTGGCAAGTGTGGAAGTGCCATTATTTGTGACATTCCATTTCATAAATGCATACGAGGAGAAAGATGAAGATGGCAGAGTTACTGCTGTTATTGCAGACTGCTGTGAACATAGCGCCGACACCACCATCCTTGACAAGCTCCGGCTTGAGAATCTTCGGTCATTCAACGGCGAGGACGTCTTGCCCGATGCAAG GGTTGGGAGATTCAGAATACCATTGGATGGGAGTCCACATGGAGAGTTAGAAGCAGCATTGGACCCAAATGAACATGGGAGAGGCATGGATATGTGCAGCTTTAATCCTTGTTATTTAGGCAAGAAATATAGATATGCTTATGCTTGTGGTGCTAAGAGGCCTTGTAATTTCCCCAACACTCTTACAAAG ATTGACTTGTTTGAGAAAAAGGCAAAGAATTGGTACGATGAGGGAGCTGTGCCTTCTGAACCATTCTTTGTGGCTCGACCTGGTGCAACCGAGGAAGACGACG GAGTTGTGATCTCAATGATCAGTGACAAAAATGGAGAAGGATATGCTCTAATATTGGATGGATCCACATTTGAAGAAATTGCACGAGCAAAGTTTCCTTATGGTCTTCCCTATGGACTGCATGGTTGCTGGGTTGCAAAGAAATAG